The proteins below are encoded in one region of Streptomyces roseirectus:
- a CDS encoding spermidine synthase, whose translation MAKERSGRRGDGEGVAEEVDGGTARLVPDRDRTRAWTLLVDGAPQSHVDLDDPGFLSFEYQRRLGHVIDLVAPKGKPIHAVHLGGGGFTLARYVAATRPRSTQQVVERDARLVQFVRRELPLDPAARIRVRSTDAREGLAKVPDGWADLVIADVFSGARTPAHLTSTEFLDDVRRTLAPNAVYAANLADGPPLTYLRAQIATAAARFPHLALLADPTVLRGRRFGNAVLVASDAPLPVPELTRRAASDPHPVRIEHGRALTDFTGGATPVTDASATPSPAPPASVFH comes from the coding sequence ATGGCGAAGGAGCGGAGCGGCAGGCGGGGGGACGGCGAGGGGGTCGCCGAGGAGGTCGACGGCGGGACGGCGCGGCTCGTGCCCGACCGGGACCGGACGCGGGCGTGGACGCTGCTGGTCGACGGGGCGCCGCAGTCGCACGTGGACCTCGACGACCCGGGGTTCCTGTCGTTCGAGTACCAGCGCAGGCTCGGTCATGTGATCGACCTCGTCGCGCCGAAGGGGAAGCCGATCCACGCTGTGCACCTGGGCGGCGGCGGGTTCACGCTCGCGCGGTACGTCGCCGCGACCCGGCCCCGCTCCACCCAGCAGGTCGTCGAGCGGGACGCGCGCCTCGTCCAGTTCGTGCGCAGGGAACTGCCCCTGGACCCGGCCGCACGGATCCGCGTCCGGTCCACCGACGCGCGCGAGGGCCTGGCGAAGGTCCCCGACGGATGGGCGGACCTGGTGATCGCCGACGTCTTCAGCGGCGCGCGCACCCCGGCGCACCTGACGTCGACGGAGTTCCTGGACGACGTCCGCCGCACGCTGGCACCGAACGCCGTCTACGCCGCGAACCTCGCCGACGGCCCGCCGCTCACGTACCTGCGCGCCCAGATCGCCACCGCCGCCGCCCGCTTCCCCCACCTCGCGCTCCTCGCCGACCCCACGGTCCTGCGAGGCCGCCGCTTCGGCAACGCCGTCCTGGTCGCCTCCGACGCGCCCCTGCCGGTCCCCGAACTGACCCGCCGAGCCGCCTCCGACCCCCACCCCGTCCGCATCGAACACGGCCGCGCCCTCACGGACTTCACCGGCGGCGCGACCCCGGTCACAGACGCCTCGGCAACCCCGTCCCCGGCCCCACCGGCATCGGTCTTCCACTAG
- a CDS encoding GH1 family beta-glucosidase: MSEPITPVTFPSTFLWGAATSAYQIEGAVREGGRTPSIWDTFSHTPGKTAAGETGDIAVDHYHRYRDDVALMADMGLNAYRFSVSWSRVQPTGRGPAVQVGLDFYRRLVDELLAAGIKPALTLYHWDLPQELEDAGGWPARDTALRFAEYAQIVGEALGDRVEHWITLNEPWCSAFLGYGSGVHAPGRTDAVASLKAAHHLNLGHGLATSALRSVMPARNSVAISLNSHVLRALSQDPADLEAVRKIDDLANGSFHGPILHGAYPETLLASTSSLTDWSFVQDGDLRTANQPLDALGLNYYAPTLVSAGGAGAKGQGADGHGASTHSPWPGADDVAFHQTPGERTEMGWTIDASGLHELIMRYTREAPGLPLYITENGAAYDDKPDPDGRVHDPERISYLHAHLAAIRHALADGADVRGYFLWSLLDNFEWSYGYGKRFGAVYVDYGTLARTLKSSARWYGQVARTGVLPGVEGERGL, translated from the coding sequence ATGTCTGAGCCCATTACACCTGTCACCTTCCCCTCCACCTTCCTCTGGGGCGCCGCGACCTCCGCGTACCAGATCGAGGGGGCGGTGCGGGAAGGCGGCCGAACCCCCTCGATCTGGGACACCTTCAGCCACACGCCGGGGAAGACCGCCGCCGGCGAGACCGGTGACATCGCTGTCGACCACTACCACCGCTACCGCGACGACGTGGCACTGATGGCGGACATGGGGCTGAACGCGTACCGGTTCTCGGTCTCCTGGTCACGGGTGCAGCCGACCGGGCGCGGGCCCGCCGTCCAGGTCGGCCTGGACTTCTACCGGCGGCTCGTGGACGAGCTGCTCGCGGCCGGGATCAAGCCGGCGCTCACGCTCTACCACTGGGACCTGCCGCAGGAGCTGGAGGACGCGGGCGGCTGGCCGGCGCGGGACACGGCGCTGCGGTTCGCGGAGTACGCCCAGATCGTCGGCGAGGCGCTGGGCGACCGGGTGGAGCACTGGATCACCCTCAACGAGCCCTGGTGCAGCGCCTTCCTCGGCTACGGCTCCGGGGTCCACGCGCCGGGGCGGACCGACGCGGTGGCCTCGCTGAAGGCGGCCCACCATCTCAACCTGGGCCACGGGCTGGCCACTTCGGCGCTGCGGTCGGTGATGCCGGCCCGCAACTCGGTGGCCATCAGCCTCAACTCCCATGTCCTGCGGGCCCTTTCCCAGGACCCGGCCGACCTCGAGGCCGTCCGCAAGATCGACGACCTCGCCAACGGGTCCTTCCACGGGCCGATCCTGCACGGGGCGTACCCGGAGACGCTGCTGGCGTCGACGTCGTCCCTCACGGACTGGTCGTTCGTGCAGGACGGTGATCTGCGCACCGCGAACCAGCCGTTGGACGCGCTCGGGCTCAACTACTACGCGCCGACGCTGGTTTCGGCGGGCGGGGCGGGAGCCAAGGGGCAGGGCGCCGACGGGCACGGGGCCAGCACGCACTCGCCCTGGCCGGGCGCCGACGACGTCGCCTTCCACCAGACTCCGGGCGAGCGGACGGAGATGGGCTGGACGATCGACGCGAGCGGGCTGCACGAGCTGATCATGCGCTACACCCGTGAGGCGCCGGGTCTCCCCCTCTACATCACCGAGAACGGCGCCGCCTACGACGACAAGCCCGATCCCGACGGGCGCGTCCACGACCCCGAGCGGATCTCCTACCTCCACGCCCACCTCGCCGCGATCCGCCACGCCCTCGCCGACGGGGCCGATGTCCGCGGGTACTTCCTGTGGTCGCTCCTGGACAACTTCGAGTGGTCGTACGGGTACGGGAAGCGGTTCGGGGCGGTGTACGTGGACTACGGGACGCTGGCTCGGACGCTGAAGTCGAGCGCGCGGTGGTACGGGCAGGTGGCTCGGACGGGGGTTCTGCCGGGGGTGGAGGGGGAGCGGGGGTTGTAA
- a CDS encoding carbohydrate ABC transporter permease: protein MTTTLPKPAPEETAPKRTRRRLSKSGRAGGQLHGGPIAYIVLGLFTFGSLGPLVWSAIAASRDTNRLAQTPPPFWFGSNLFKNLDKAWTDANLGKAFLNTTIVAGISSITIVILSTIAGFAFAKLRFRGRGALMLIVVGTMMVPPQLSIIPLYMMVAELEWTDQLQSVILPSLVSAFGVFFMRQYLIQALPDELIEAARVDGASSWRVLWHVVFPAARPAMAVLGMLTFVQSWNDFLWPFLVLTQTGNPTVQVALAGLGRGYTPDQSLIMAGAFLGTVPLLIVFALFGKQIVGGIMQGAVKG, encoded by the coding sequence GTGACGACGACGTTGCCCAAACCCGCGCCGGAGGAGACGGCGCCGAAACGCACGCGCCGCCGGCTGTCCAAGTCGGGCCGCGCGGGCGGGCAGTTGCACGGCGGCCCGATCGCCTACATCGTCCTCGGGCTGTTCACGTTCGGCTCGCTGGGCCCGTTGGTGTGGTCGGCGATCGCCGCCTCCCGCGACACCAACCGGCTGGCCCAGACGCCGCCCCCGTTCTGGTTCGGCTCCAACCTCTTCAAGAACCTCGACAAGGCGTGGACGGACGCCAACCTCGGCAAGGCGTTCCTCAACACCACGATCGTGGCCGGGATTTCGTCGATCACCATCGTGATCCTGTCCACGATCGCCGGGTTCGCCTTCGCCAAACTCCGGTTCCGGGGGCGGGGCGCGCTGATGCTGATCGTGGTCGGCACGATGATGGTTCCGCCCCAACTCAGCATCATCCCGCTCTACATGATGGTCGCCGAGCTGGAGTGGACCGACCAGCTCCAGTCCGTCATCCTGCCGTCGCTGGTGAGCGCCTTCGGGGTGTTCTTCATGCGGCAGTACCTGATCCAGGCGCTGCCCGACGAACTCATCGAGGCCGCCCGCGTGGACGGGGCGAGCAGTTGGCGGGTGCTGTGGCACGTCGTGTTCCCCGCCGCGCGGCCGGCCATGGCCGTCCTCGGGATGCTGACGTTCGTGCAGTCCTGGAACGACTTCCTGTGGCCGTTCCTCGTCCTGACCCAGACCGGGAACCCGACGGTCCAGGTCGCGCTGGCCGGCCTCGGCCGCGGCTACACCCCCGACCAGTCCCTCATCATGGCCGGCGCCTTCCTCGGCACCGTTCCCCTCCTCATCGTCTTCGCCCTGTTCGGCAAGCAGATCGTGGGCGGGATCATGCAGGGGGCGGTCAAGGGCTGA
- a CDS encoding carbohydrate ABC transporter permease — translation MASHDTAAPPSKGGAAPGRPAPGQPSEAEQRRRARLSRRWQRDIKWSPYAFVSPFFLLFLAFGLFPLVYTGWASLHQVELTAPTDMKWVGLRNYTRIFDDDFFWNAAKNTLTIGIISTVPQLLMALGIAHILNYRLRASTFYRVVILAPYATSIAAAALVFVLLFGHDYGMINWGLDLVGLGPVDWQNDKWSSQIAVSTIIIWRWTGYNALIYLAAMQAIPNDLYESAALDGASRWQQFIHVTLPSLRPTILFTVVVSTIGASQVFGEPLLFDPNTGASGGGEHQYQTLGLYLYEQGWVNQHLGRASAIAWTMFLILIVIGIVNYVISRRLRSSSGS, via the coding sequence ATGGCCAGTCACGACACCGCCGCGCCCCCCTCGAAGGGGGGCGCGGCCCCGGGCCGCCCCGCGCCCGGACAGCCGTCCGAGGCGGAGCAGCGGCGCCGGGCCCGGCTCTCGCGCCGCTGGCAGCGGGACATCAAGTGGAGCCCGTACGCGTTCGTCTCGCCGTTCTTCCTGCTCTTCCTGGCCTTCGGGCTGTTCCCGCTGGTCTACACCGGCTGGGCCTCGCTGCACCAGGTGGAGCTGACCGCGCCCACCGACATGAAGTGGGTGGGGCTGCGCAACTACACGCGGATCTTCGACGACGACTTCTTCTGGAACGCGGCGAAGAACACGCTGACGATCGGGATCATCTCGACCGTGCCGCAGCTGCTGATGGCGCTGGGCATCGCGCACATCCTCAACTACCGTCTGCGCGCCTCGACTTTCTACCGGGTCGTGATCCTCGCGCCGTACGCGACGTCGATCGCCGCCGCCGCGCTCGTCTTCGTGCTGCTCTTCGGGCACGACTACGGGATGATCAACTGGGGCCTGGACCTTGTGGGGTTGGGCCCGGTCGACTGGCAGAACGACAAGTGGTCCTCGCAGATCGCCGTTTCGACGATCATCATCTGGCGGTGGACCGGCTACAACGCGCTGATCTACCTCGCGGCGATGCAGGCCATCCCCAACGACCTGTACGAATCAGCCGCGTTGGACGGGGCGAGCCGCTGGCAGCAGTTCATCCACGTCACGCTGCCGTCGCTGCGGCCGACGATCCTGTTCACGGTCGTCGTCTCCACGATCGGCGCGAGCCAGGTCTTCGGTGAGCCCCTGCTGTTCGACCCGAACACGGGCGCGTCCGGCGGCGGCGAGCACCAGTACCAGACGCTCGGCCTCTACCTGTACGAACAGGGCTGGGTGAACCAGCACTTGGGCCGCGCCTCGGCGATCGCCTGGACGATGTTCCTGATCCTCATCGTGATCGGCATCGTGAACTACGTCATCTCGCGCCGCCTGCGCTCCAGCAGTGGCAGTTAG
- a CDS encoding extracellular solute-binding protein, which translates to MRARSRTSRRVVVLAAAVSLGAGLLAGCADDGDDNASGDPSASSGGGGGKGQTTISLGLFGTQGFKQAGLYTEYEKLHPEIKIQENVVERNENYYPALLNHLTTNAGLMDVQAIEVGNIAEIVATQADKFVDIGKAEGVVKSNWLDWKWAQSTTKDGKTIALGTDVGPTGICYRKDLFQAAGLPTDREQVSQLWAGDWKKVISVGERYKSKAPSGTYFMDSPGGLFNSIMGSEEQKYYDKDGEVIYKSNPKVRAAFDIAGEAAQKGLVQPVTQFQTGWDQSIANNKFAAVTCPPWMLGYLKDKSKPEAVGKWDVAQAPKAGNWGGTFLGVPKASKHVKEAEALVTWLTQPAQLAKLFAVQGSVPSTPAAYTLPQVTAGKNDMTGDAPIGQIFTQAAKNIPVQPIGPKDQIIQQGMTDNGVFLVTKGKSIQEAWDNATKTIDNNLDK; encoded by the coding sequence ATGCGAGCACGATCCCGAACCTCCCGTCGGGTGGTGGTCCTGGCGGCTGCCGTGTCGCTGGGCGCCGGGCTGCTGGCCGGCTGTGCCGACGACGGCGACGACAACGCCTCCGGCGACCCGTCGGCGTCGTCGGGCGGCGGCGGTGGCAAGGGGCAGACGACTATCAGCCTCGGTCTCTTCGGTACGCAGGGCTTCAAGCAGGCCGGTCTCTACACCGAGTACGAGAAGCTCCACCCGGAGATCAAGATCCAGGAGAACGTCGTCGAGCGCAACGAGAACTACTACCCGGCGCTCCTCAACCACCTCACCACCAACGCCGGCCTGATGGACGTCCAGGCCATCGAAGTGGGCAACATCGCGGAGATCGTCGCGACGCAGGCGGACAAGTTCGTGGACATCGGCAAGGCCGAGGGAGTCGTCAAGAGCAACTGGCTCGACTGGAAGTGGGCGCAGTCCACGACCAAGGACGGCAAGACGATCGCCCTGGGCACGGACGTCGGCCCGACGGGCATCTGCTACCGCAAGGACCTCTTCCAGGCGGCGGGGCTGCCCACCGACCGCGAGCAGGTCTCCCAGCTGTGGGCCGGGGACTGGAAGAAGGTCATCAGCGTCGGCGAGCGCTACAAGAGCAAGGCGCCGAGCGGGACTTACTTCATGGACTCCCCCGGTGGCCTGTTCAACTCCATCATGGGCAGCGAGGAGCAGAAGTACTACGACAAGGACGGCGAGGTCATCTACAAGAGCAACCCCAAGGTGCGGGCGGCGTTCGACATCGCCGGTGAGGCCGCCCAGAAGGGCCTGGTCCAGCCGGTGACGCAGTTCCAGACCGGGTGGGACCAGAGCATCGCCAACAACAAGTTCGCCGCGGTCACCTGCCCGCCGTGGATGCTCGGCTACCTGAAGGACAAGTCGAAGCCCGAGGCGGTCGGCAAGTGGGACGTCGCCCAGGCGCCGAAGGCGGGTAACTGGGGCGGCACGTTCCTCGGCGTCCCGAAGGCCAGCAAGCACGTCAAGGAGGCCGAGGCGCTGGTGACCTGGCTGACCCAGCCCGCGCAGCTCGCCAAGCTCTTCGCCGTCCAGGGCAGCGTCCCGAGCACGCCCGCCGCGTACACGCTGCCCCAAGTCACCGCCGGCAAGAACGACATGACCGGTGACGCCCCGATCGGCCAGATCTTCACCCAGGCCGCCAAGAACATCCCGGTCCAGCCGATCGGCCCGAAGGACCAGATCATCCAGCAGGGCATGACCGACAACGGCGTGTTCCTGGTGACGAAGGGCAAGTCCATCCAGGAGGCGTGGGACAACGCCACCAAGACCATCGACAACAACCTGGACAAGTGA
- a CDS encoding LacI family DNA-binding transcriptional regulator, with the protein MATHGARGRSGGRPTLEEVAARAGVGRGTVSRVINGSPRVSDATRAAVEAAVAELGYVPNTAARALAANRTDAIALVVPEPETRFFSEPYFSDILRGVGAELSDTEMQLLLIFAGNDRERKRLAQYLAAHRVDGVLLVSVHADDPLPDLLAQLEIPSVISGPRSAGETLPSVDSDNYGGGRSAAEHLLSRGREHIAHITGMPDVYGAQRRIDGYREAMEDAGREPLIESGDFTEESGYLAAQRLLSRNPLLDAVFAGSDVMAAGARQALREAGRRIPEDVALVGYDDSAIARHMDPPLTSVRQPIEEMGRHMLDLLLTEIADRRPAVSRGLERRQIVVATELVVRASS; encoded by the coding sequence ATGGCAACCCACGGAGCGCGGGGCCGCAGCGGGGGGCGCCCGACCCTTGAGGAAGTCGCCGCGCGCGCGGGCGTCGGCCGTGGCACCGTCTCCCGCGTCATCAACGGCTCCCCGCGGGTCAGCGACGCGACGCGGGCCGCCGTCGAGGCCGCCGTCGCGGAGCTCGGGTACGTCCCCAACACCGCCGCCCGCGCGCTCGCCGCGAACCGCACCGACGCGATAGCGCTCGTCGTCCCCGAGCCGGAGACGCGGTTCTTCTCCGAGCCCTACTTCTCCGACATCCTGCGCGGCGTCGGCGCCGAACTCTCCGACACCGAGATGCAGTTGCTACTGATCTTCGCGGGCAACGACCGGGAGCGGAAGCGGCTCGCGCAGTACCTCGCCGCGCACCGCGTCGACGGCGTCCTGCTCGTCTCCGTCCACGCGGACGACCCCCTGCCCGACCTGCTCGCCCAGCTGGAGATCCCCTCCGTCATCAGCGGTCCGCGCTCCGCCGGGGAGACGCTGCCGTCCGTCGACTCCGACAACTACGGCGGGGGCCGGTCCGCCGCGGAGCATTTGCTCTCGCGCGGGCGGGAACACATCGCCCACATCACCGGTATGCCGGACGTCTACGGCGCGCAGCGGCGTATCGACGGGTACCGGGAGGCCATGGAGGACGCCGGCCGCGAGCCCCTGATCGAGTCCGGGGACTTCACGGAGGAGAGCGGCTACCTCGCGGCCCAGCGCCTGCTGTCCCGCAATCCCCTGCTGGACGCCGTCTTCGCCGGGTCCGACGTCATGGCGGCCGGCGCGCGCCAGGCCCTGCGCGAGGCCGGCCGCCGTATCCCGGAAGACGTAGCTCTCGTGGGGTACGACGACTCCGCCATCGCCCGCCACATGGACCCGCCCCTCACCAGCGTCCGCCAGCCCATCGAGGAGATGGGCCGCCACATGCTGGACCTCCTCCTCACCGAGATCGCCGACCGCCGCCCCGCGGTCTCCCGCGGCCTGGAACGCCGCCAGATCGTGGTCGCCACGGAACTGGTCGTACGAGCCTCGTCCTGA
- a CDS encoding serine/threonine-protein kinase produces MPAHPLLDVDEIPVPLESYLRGIGEVFRRFGAPQQDSGCVSYGVRLPSGERWFVKAPETPDAARTSARAWRFHQEVRHPAIVPQLHRLGPAVVMPWRDGGLLYDPRHRARFRRLAVPEVQRALDRLLDAHLAVEAAGWQPVDLYDGALLYDFDRAALHLIDLDEYRPSPFRLDTARLPGSRRFMAPEEWHRGARIDARTTVYVLGRAVRLLLDAGNEEREWRGTERQLAVVQQATRPDPVERYADVRELAGEWRSATG; encoded by the coding sequence ATGCCTGCGCACCCCCTCCTGGACGTCGACGAGATACCCGTCCCTCTGGAGAGCTACCTCCGGGGTATCGGGGAGGTGTTCCGGCGGTTCGGGGCGCCTCAGCAGGACTCGGGGTGTGTCTCCTACGGGGTACGGCTGCCCAGCGGGGAACGCTGGTTCGTGAAGGCGCCGGAGACGCCGGACGCGGCGCGCACGTCGGCTCGGGCATGGCGGTTCCACCAGGAGGTCCGGCACCCCGCGATCGTGCCCCAGCTCCACAGGCTGGGCCCGGCGGTGGTGATGCCCTGGCGGGACGGAGGGCTCCTGTACGACCCCCGACACCGCGCGCGGTTCCGGCGGTTGGCGGTGCCGGAGGTCCAACGCGCCCTGGACCGGCTCCTGGACGCGCACCTCGCGGTCGAAGCGGCGGGCTGGCAGCCGGTGGACCTGTACGACGGCGCCCTCCTCTACGACTTCGACCGCGCCGCCCTGCACCTCATCGACCTCGACGAGTACCGCCCCTCCCCGTTCCGCCTGGACACCGCCCGACTCCCCGGCTCCCGCCGCTTCATGGCCCCCGAGGAGTGGCACCGGGGTGCCCGCATCGACGCACGGACGACCGTGTACGTCCTCGGGCGGGCCGTACGCCTGCTGCTGGACGCGGGGAACGAGGAACGTGAATGGCGAGGCACGGAGCGCCAGTTGGCGGTGGTGCAACAGGCGACACGCCCTGACCCGGTGGAACGGTACGCGGACGTACGTGAGTTGGCGGGGGAGTGGCGAAGCGCGACGGGGTGA
- a CDS encoding GNAT family N-acetyltransferase yields MRIAPLVTLRLDLLPLQPSHAPEMALVLADPALHVFIGGTPSTPEGLAARYERLTAGSPDPAVCWLNWVLRVRESGELAGTVQATVTGDEAEVAWVIGTGLQGRGYASEAARGMVGWLRQEGVRTVVAHVHPDHRASERVAEAAGLTRTGEWQEGEVRWRLRGEDG; encoded by the coding sequence ATGCGTATCGCTCCCCTCGTGACCCTCCGGCTCGATCTCCTCCCCCTTCAGCCCTCCCACGCCCCCGAGATGGCCCTCGTCCTCGCCGATCCGGCGCTGCACGTGTTCATCGGGGGTACCCCTAGTACTCCGGAGGGACTGGCGGCCCGCTACGAACGGCTCACCGCCGGGTCCCCCGATCCCGCCGTGTGCTGGCTCAACTGGGTACTACGGGTACGGGAGAGCGGGGAACTGGCCGGGACCGTCCAGGCGACCGTGACCGGCGACGAGGCCGAGGTCGCCTGGGTGATCGGCACCGGCCTGCAAGGGCGGGGGTACGCCTCGGAGGCGGCCCGGGGGATGGTCGGGTGGCTGCGCCAGGAGGGGGTCCGGACGGTCGTCGCCCACGTCCATCCCGACCACCGGGCGTCGGAACGGGTGGCCGAGGCGGCGGGGCTGACGCGGACCGGTGAATGGCAGGAGGGGGAGGTGCGGTGGCGGCTTCGGGGCGAGGACGGGTGA
- the orn gene encoding oligoribonuclease — translation MNDRMVWIDCEMTGLSLSDDALIEVAALVTDSELNVLGEGVDIVVRPPDSALETMPDVVRQMHTSSGLLAELAGGTTLAEAEEQVLAYVREHVKEPGKAPLCGNSVGTDRGFLSRDMPALESYLHYRIVDVSSVKELARRWYPRAYFNSPEKNGNHRALADIRESIAELRYYRDAIFVPQPGPDSDTAKAIAARHVLPAS, via the coding sequence ATGAACGATCGCATGGTGTGGATCGACTGCGAGATGACCGGCCTCTCGCTGTCCGACGACGCGCTCATCGAGGTTGCCGCCCTCGTCACCGACTCCGAGCTGAACGTGCTCGGCGAGGGGGTGGACATCGTCGTACGCCCGCCGGACTCGGCGCTGGAGACGATGCCGGACGTGGTGCGTCAGATGCACACCTCGTCGGGGCTGCTGGCCGAGCTGGCGGGCGGTACGACGCTGGCCGAGGCCGAGGAGCAGGTCCTCGCGTACGTCCGTGAGCACGTGAAGGAGCCCGGCAAGGCCCCGCTGTGCGGCAACTCCGTCGGCACCGACCGGGGCTTCCTCTCCCGGGACATGCCGGCGCTGGAGTCCTACCTGCACTACCGCATCGTCGACGTCTCCTCCGTCAAGGAGCTGGCCCGGCGCTGGTACCCGCGCGCGTACTTCAACAGCCCGGAGAAGAACGGCAACCACCGCGCCCTCGCCGACATCCGCGAGTCCATCGCCGAGCTGCGCTACTACCGCGACGCCATCTTCGTCCCCCAGCCCGGTCCCGACTCCGACACCGCGAAGGCGATCGCCGCCCGGCACGTACTTCCCGCGAGTTAG
- a CDS encoding helix-turn-helix domain-containing protein — translation MSHDSTAAPEAAVRKLSGRRRKEIVAVLLFSGGPIFESSIPLSVFGIDRQDAGVPRYRLLVCAGEDGPLRTTGGLELTAPHGLEAISRAGTVVVPAWRSITAPPPEEALDALRRAHEEGARIVGLCTGAFVLAAAGLLDGRPATTHWMYAPTLAKRYPSVHVDPRELFVDDGDVLTSAGTAAGIDLCLHIVRTDHGNEAAGALARRLVVPPRRSGGQERYLDRSLPEEIGADPLAEVVSWALEHLHEQFDVETLAARAYMSRRTFDRRFRSLTGSAPLQWLITQRVLQAQRLLETSDYSVDEVAGRCGFRSPVALRGHFRRQLGSSPAAYRAAYRARRPQGERPMEGEPVPSPLGPPASGLHPEAPVPLQARRTASVGSSAASAGLAPEYAGARAALPGQRSGA, via the coding sequence ATGAGCCACGACTCCACCGCCGCGCCGGAAGCCGCTGTCCGGAAACTGTCCGGCCGCCGCCGCAAGGAGATCGTCGCGGTGCTGCTGTTCAGCGGCGGCCCCATATTCGAGAGTTCCATACCACTGTCGGTGTTCGGCATCGACCGTCAGGACGCCGGTGTACCGCGCTACCGCCTGCTGGTCTGCGCCGGCGAGGACGGCCCGCTGCGGACCACAGGGGGCCTGGAACTCACCGCGCCACACGGGCTGGAGGCGATCTCGCGCGCCGGGACGGTCGTCGTACCGGCCTGGCGCTCGATCACCGCGCCGCCGCCCGAGGAAGCGCTCGACGCGCTGCGCCGGGCGCACGAGGAGGGAGCCCGCATCGTCGGGCTCTGCACAGGCGCCTTCGTCCTCGCGGCCGCCGGGCTGCTGGACGGCCGTCCGGCGACCACCCACTGGATGTACGCGCCGACCCTGGCGAAACGTTATCCGTCGGTGCACGTCGATCCGAGAGAGCTGTTCGTCGACGACGGCGACGTCCTCACGTCCGCCGGCACGGCGGCCGGGATCGACCTGTGCCTCCACATCGTGCGGACGGACCACGGCAACGAGGCGGCCGGCGCGCTCGCCCGCCGGCTCGTCGTCCCGCCGCGCCGCTCGGGCGGTCAGGAGCGCTACCTCGACAGGTCTTTACCAGAGGAGATCGGGGCCGACCCGCTCGCCGAGGTCGTCTCCTGGGCGCTGGAACACCTCCACGAACAGTTCGACGTGGAGACGCTCGCCGCGCGCGCGTACATGAGCCGGCGCACCTTCGACCGCCGGTTCCGCTCGCTGACCGGCAGCGCGCCGTTGCAGTGGCTGATCACCCAGCGGGTGCTCCAGGCGCAGCGGCTGCTGGAGACGTCCGACTACTCGGTGGACGAGGTCGCGGGGCGCTGCGGCTTCCGGTCGCCGGTGGCGCTGCGCGGGCACTTCCGCCGCCAGCTCGGGTCGTCGCCGGCCGCGTACCGGGCCGCCTACCGGGCCCGCCGTCCGCAGGGCGAACGCCCGATGGAGGGTGAGCCGGTGCCGTCCCCGCTGGGGCCGCCCGCTTCCGGGCTGCACCCGGAGGCGCCGGTGCCGCTCCAGGCCCGCCGCACGGCGTCCGTCGGCTCCTCGGCGGCCTCCGCCGGGCTCGCGCCGGAGTACGCCGGGGCGCGGGCGGCTCTGCCGGGGCAGCGCAGCGGAGCGTGA